The Solanum pennellii chromosome 11, SPENNV200 sequence TGCAGAAGAAATTTTTGATGCAACAAAGGTTGAGAATATTCTTATAATGCTTCTAAAGCCGCGGGATAATAAGTTGGTCCAAGAACGTCTCCTTGAGGCAATGGCAAGTCTTTATGGCAATGCTCATCTGTCAAATCTCGTCCACCAATCAGAATCTAAGAAGGTTCTTACGGGCCTTATAACAATGGCCAGTGGTGATGCACAAGAGTATCTGATACTCTCTTTAATACAGTTATGTTGTGATGGAGTGAGTATCTGGGATGCAATTGGAAAGAGAGAAGGAATTCAGTTACTGATATCACTGCTGGGGTTATCCAGTGAACAACATCAAGAGTATGCTGTTGAGATGTTTGCAATCCTAACTGACCAAGTTGATGACAGCAAGTGGGCAATCACTGCTGCTGGTGGGATTCCGCCACTTGTTCAGTTACTAGAAACGGGGTCTCAGAAGGCTAAGGAAGATGCAGCACATGTTATGTATAACCTGTGCTGCCATAGTGAAGACATTCGTGCCTGTGTTGAAAGTGCTGGAGCTATACACTCGTTCTTGTGGCTTCTAAAAAATGGTGGACCAAAGGGACAAGAAGCATCAGCTAGATCCCTAACAAAACTAATCACTACTGCTGACCCGGCTACTATAAATCAATTGCTACTGTTGCTGAAGGGAGATTCACCAAGCTCAAAGGCCCATGTAATTAAGGTGTTAGGTCATGTGCTTACCATGGCATCTCAGAGTGACCTTGTACATAAAGGGGCTGCTGCTAACGAAGGGCTAAAATCACTTGTCCTAGCTCTGAATTCCTCAAATGAAAAGACTCAAGAATATGCTGCCTCTGTCTTGGCAGACCTCTTCAGCAGTCGGCATGATATTTGTGACAGCCTCGCAGTGGATGAAGTGGTTAATCCTTTCAAGAAGCTTTTGACTAGCAAAACTCCAGTTGTTGCAACACAGTCAGCTCGAGCCTTGGGTGCTTTGTCCCGtccaacaaaagaaaaatctacAAATAAGATGCTTTATATTGCTGAAGGAGATGTAAGACCACTGATTAAGTTGGCTAAAACTGCATCTATTGATTCTGCAGAGACTGCAATGGCTGCTTTAGCCAATCTGTTGTCTGATCCAGAAATAGCTGCGGAAGCACTGGCTGAAGATGTTGTTTCAGCTTTTACCCGAGTTCTAGGAGAAGGATCAATAGAAGGTAAGAAAAATGCATCACGTGGCCTTCATCAAATATTGAGGCATTTTCCAGTGGGAGATGTACTGACGGGAACTGCTCAGTGTCGATTTGCTGTTCTCGCTATTGCAGAATCCTTAAAAGCAATGAGTGCAGATGGAACTGATGCTGCAGACGCCTTAGATGTTATTGCACTTCTTGCTAGGGAAAAGCAAGGCACACATTCAACATACAACCCCTGGTCTACCCTTGTTGAAGTTCCATCTAGTTTAGAGCCTCTTATACATTGCCTATGTGAGGGATCTCCAATGGTACAAGATAAAGCAATAGAAATTCTATCGAGGCTCTGTGGAGATCAACCAGTTGTGCTAGGTGACCTATTAGTGTCAAGATCCAGGTCAATAGGTGCATTGGCTGATAGAATAATGAACTCTAGCAGCCTAGAAGTAAGTGTTGGTGGGACAGCATTGGTTATTTGTGCTGCCAAGGAACACAAAGTTCAGTCAATGGATGCACTTTATGCATCTGGGTACTTGAAACCTCTTATATATGCATTAGTTGATATGATGAAGAAAAACTCTAACTGTTCTTCTCTAGAAATTGAAGTCAGAACCCCTAGGGGTTTCACAGAAAGAACTCCATTTGGGGAAGGAAATGAGTTTGAGGTTCCAGATCCAGCAATGGTCTTGGGGGGTACTGTTGCCCTTTGGCTGCTATCaataatttcatcatttcatataaATAGCAAGTCCACTGTTCAGGAAGCGGGGGGACTTGAGGCTCTTGCTGACAAGCTTGCAAGACACACTTACAATCAACAGGTAGGCATTGTATAATTCTGACTGTCTTTGTGCTGCAGGCCTCTTCTTTAAGAACCAAATTTGATTTCAACTTGGAACCATATAAGTGTTGTTTGGCTAATTTTATTCagtacttttgatttttggaCCTTGGTCCAGGTTATTATTCTTTGTGCGGTTTAATGTAGACTGATTGTAATACCTGATGGAGCTGAGAGTTTGTCAGAAACAGCTCTCTACCTTCAAAAGGTAAGGGTAAGACTGCGTAGTGCATACGCACTACCCTCcctagaccccacttgtggaatacactgggtatgttgttgatTGAGCACCTTATGGCCGGTACTGTAAAACTATTTAAAACTGTTGAATGTTTCATTTACCTGACTTAACCAACGATGTAGCATCTACATCGAGAATCCGAATATCGTATACGTCATTAGTCCGATCCTTTGTAGGAACTACCCAAAATAATGAATTCACAAGGCTGTGAGGTATCATCTGTATAAATTACATACTTCTGGATTAGGGCCAACATTTATGTCTCACTTCATGGTTTTGGATCATGATAAAAACTAATGCATTTGAAGTGTCATGTCTCATCTTCTGTTATACTGGTTTCTCTTTGTCTTGCCATGTGCTAGCTCTTGATAGAAACCACTTGAGTTGCTACGTGAAATTTTTTCCGAGTACCCGAATATGCAAGTTTACCTTCTCAACTTTGGCAACTgagatgaaattaattaaaaaataattaacaaattaagaAAAGGTTGACAAGCAAGTAACTGATTCATTGTCACCTTTGTTGAGTCCAATCATCAGAAGTGATGAAGGTTCACATGCTCTTTTTGAAGTTTTTATCTGGTCAAGTGAACTGAAGAAAAATTTGATATGGCAGGCAGAGTTTGAAGATGCAGAGGGCATGTGGATCAGTGCTTTGCTTTTGGCTATATTATTCCAAGATGCCAATATAGTATCCTCTCCAACATCCATGCGTTTTATACCCTTGCTTGCACATCTTCTGAAATCTGATGAAATGATTGATCGATTTTTCGCTGCTCAGGCAATAGCTAGTCTTGTTTGTCAGAGGGACAAGGGAATAAATCTTACTATTGCGAATTCTGGTGCAATTGCTGGTTTAGTGAGCTTGATTGGTCACATTGAAATTGATATGCCGAATCTTGTTTCTCTCTCTGAAGAATTTTTATTGGTAAGAAACCCTGATCAGGTTGCCCTGGAATATCtttttgaaattgatgatgtgAGAGTTGGTTCAACTGTGCGCAAGACTATTCCTCTACTAGTAGATCTGTTAAAACCACTTCCTGATAGACCAGGTGCACCTCCATTGGCTGTGTGTCTCTTGATACAACTTGCAGATGGTAACGATGCAAACAAATTAATCATGGCTGAAGCTGGGGCGCTGGAGGCTCTAACAAAGTACCTATCTTTGAGTCCTCAAGACTTGACTGAGGCAACTATTTCTGAGCTACTGAGAATACTCTTTAGCAATTCTGATCTTCTCCAGTATGAAGCAGCAGTTAGTTGCACAATACAACTGATTGCTGTTCTTCATTTGGGGTCAAGAAATGCAAGGCTGAGTGCTGCTAGGGCTTTAAATGAACTTTTTGATGCTGAGAACATCCGAGATTCAGAAACATCAATTCAAGCCATTCAGCCATTAGTTGACATGCTTGATGCTGCATTAGAAGGTGAAAAGAAAGTTGCTCTTAGCGCCTTGATTAAGTTGACATCGGAAAGTGATTCAAAAACATTACTGATGGCTGATCTAGAAAGGAATCCCCTTAAGAGTCTACATAAGATTCTTTCTTCAGCTTCTCCATTGGAACTGAAAAGTGATGCTGCCGAGTTATGCTTTGTactttttggtgatccaaaagtCAGAGCTTTGCCAATTGCTTCTGAATTTGTGGATCCCCTAGTAATGCTAATGCAATCTGATGCAGAACGGGCTGTGGAATCAGCAGTTTGTGCTTTTGAGAGCTTGTTGGATGATGAGCAGTTGGTGGAGGTTGCATCAGCTTATGATCTGGTTGATCTTCTGGTTCATTTGATTTGTAGCTCAAACCACCGGCTCAGCGATGCAAGTATTTGTGCACTTATTAAGTTGGGTAAAGACCGAACTCCCCGCAAGATGGATATGGTCAAAGCAGGCATAATAGAAAATTGCCTTGAGCTGCTCCCAACTGCATCCAGTTCCCTATGCTCCACTATTGCAGAACTCTTCCGCATATTGACAAATAGTAGTGCTATTTCGAAAAGCACATCAGCTGCAAAAATTGTAGAACCTCTCTTTATGGTTTTACTACGGTCAGATATTGGACTGTGGGGACAGCACAGTGCTTTGCAGACTCTTGTAAATATTCTAGAGAAGCCACAAAGTCTTTCAACTCTGAATCTTTCTCCTAGCCAGGTTATTGAGCCTCTGATTTCCTTTCTTGAGTCTCCATCTCAAGATATCCAGCAACTTGGGACTGAATTGTTATCTCACCTCCTTGCACAAGAGCATTTTAAGCAGGATATAACTACAAAAAATGCTGTAGTGCCTCTTGTGCAGCTAGCAGGCATTGGTATTTTGAACTTACAACAGACGGCAATTAAAGCTTTGGAAAATATCTCATTAAGCTGGCCAAAAGCAGTTGCTGATGCTGGCGGTATTTTTGAGCTTGCAAAGGTTATTGTTCAAGACGACCCTGTACCGCCTGCATTGTGGGAGCCAGCAGCTATGGTTCTCTGCAATGTCCTGTGCTCTAACTCTGATTACTACTTCAAAGTTCCCCTGGTGGTTCTTGTAAAGATGCTGCGTTCAACAGTCGAGACCACCATCACTCTTGCACTAGATGCACTTATAGTTCATGAAAAGGCCGATATTTCATGTGCGGAACTGATGGCTGAAGCAGGCGCAGTTGATGCCCTTCTGGATCTGCTAAGATCTCACCAGTGTGAAGAAGCATCGGGAAGATTACTTGAAGCCCTTTTCAACAATGTCAGGGTACGACAGCTGAAGGTATCTAAATATGCAATTGCTCCTCTGGCACAATATTTGTTGGATCCACAGTCTAGATCGCCAACTGGTAGGCTTCTTGCAGCTCTCGCTCTTGGTGATCTCTCCCAGCATGAAGGACTAGCTAGATCGAGTGATTCTGTCTCAGCCTGTCGAGCTCTGATAAGCTTGCTTGAAGATGAACCAACAGAAGAAATGCAAATGGTGGCAATTTGTGCATTGCAAAATTTTGTAATGAGCAGTAGAACAAACAGGAGAGCTGTTGCAGACGCAGGTGGAATTTTAATGGTTCAAGAACTGCTTATAGCCCCTAATACAGAAATTGTAGTACAAGCATCTCTGCTCGTAAGGTTTTTATTCTCAAATCACACGCTTCAAGAATATGTATCAAACGAGCTTATCAGATCTTTGACAGGTAACTTGCTTGTTAAGTAACCCCCCTCCAATTTTATGTTCACGTTTTTACTCGTCACAACTTTAAAGAGAAAGCAAGACTTCTGAAACTTGTGATCTAAAACGTGCCTTAGACATTTATGTTGCTATAATCATCTCATTAAGGGTAAAAGATTTTTGAAGTAAAATTGTATGTAAGACTAGCCTTAGACATTTGTATGGCTATAAATCACCTAAATAAATGAGAATtttgaagttcaattttttctaaaggtgacattctttttggaacAAACTAAATAGGAAAGTGTGCCGCATAAATTTGGACAAAGGGAGtacttgattttcatttttaattgttgGAAGTGCGATGATTATGAAGCACCTACATCTGGTGAAGAGCTTTTATGGAAATATACATGAACCATCCAAAGCCTACACGACAATAATGTTACATGCAATCTGCTAAAAACCCAGAAAAGGAGTCTTCAGATGTACATATGTTCCAATATTTTACCCTTAGAAAGTTTATGCtgcaattatttttcttttcacattttgatttatatcCCCACAAGTTGAAGTAAGGTAAAGTCTTGAAACAATAAATTGAAAGCTATATCTTTTCAGTCACTTTAGAAGCTAGCACTTAATTGATAGCTACAGATTCAGAGCCATTTTCAGAAACTAGATCTGTAAGCTAAAGTTAGTGCTTCAAAGAATTGGACAGCTgacaaaaggaaaaacataGTGCACTAGATTGGTAGACATAAGACCTAATGCCATTAAATAAAACGATCctacttataaaaaataaaaataaaacggCCCTGTAAATTAAGTAACAAGATGCCAAACTGTTACCCGATGCTTATTCTTTCGTTGTCTAATTTTTCTTGTAGCGCTCCAATGCAGCTATTAATATTTCTGATCTATGAATttcgaaattcaaattttccatGATCTAATCTTAAGCTGACCAAATCCTAAATCTTTGTTGCATACCTTTTGTTTTCATCTCTTTTTTGTTCCTTCTTCTTGTCATGACTGCAGTACAAGtatttccttttccttttatttgctaaaaacactttaaaattccTTGAAATGCAGCTGCACTTGATAAGGAATTGTGGAACAAGGCAACTGCTAGTGAGGAGATTCTCCGGACAATTCAtgttatattttctaattttcccAAGCTCCATGTTACTGATGCTGCTACGCTTTGTATCCCTCATCTGGTGGCAGCATTGAAGTCTGGTAGTGAGCCTGCACAGGATTCAGTATTGACTACACTATGCTTACTCAAGCAATCATGGTCAACCATGCCAATGGATGTGTCAAACTCACAAGCAATGGTTGCAGCTGAAGCCATTCCAGTATTGCAGATACTAATGAAGACTTGCCCACCAAGTTTCCATGATAGAGCAGATAGTCTGTTGCATTGCTTACCAGGTTGTTTGACAGTCACAATCAAGCGTGCAAACAATTTAAAGCAGGTGATGGGAGGAACTAATGCTTTTTGTCAATTGACTATTGGAAATGGTCCATCACGGCAAACAAAGGTAATGAGCCAGTACTTTATAATTGTTGATGAAGCACAAACGCTTTTGTTATTCTAAAATCTGttttatacttttgaaatcattaACTTATCATGAGAATGACAATTTTGTACAATCACAGCCTACATCAACTGTACTAGGGGTATATGTGTTAAGTACCATCACAGCTACTCTGAGTATAGTAGGGTATGTGTATTgcagtgtcacgacccaaactaGGGGCAGTGAGTATAGTAGGGTAGTGtatagtctccaatattttGTGAGACTATAACAAGTCAATGAAGTCGCTGGTGGTCGGAACATTTGTATCTGgaatatactatattaaaaatataatttccccatccaaatattataattccctagttttttttttccattataaaaattatcaaattgtGGATCCTTCATAAAGGTAATCCTTGTACCATAATCTGTCcactatttcctttttaaaaatgtaGAGCTTCCAAGATCAACTTCTTATTATAAATCTAATctcaaaataacaaatttatccTGTAATTATATTCAAAAAGAACTATAAAATGATTTTCGTGTGAGGAAGAAACAGAATGTCGTCTCACATTACCTTGATTCTCAGTTCTGGGTGACTAGACATTACTTTGAAGGTATTTAAGGCATGCCAGCGATAGTGGTGCTTCATACAAATTGCTTGTGTGCTTGAATGTTTAATTACATGATGTCTTATATAACTCTTTGCATAAGACAGTGATGAGTTCCATGGATCTCTATAGATAATCACAGTGTTGCTAGGACTCTTTAAAATACTGTCAGGTGCATATTCAATTCTCCAAAAGTAGTATATTACATGGGTGCGTCGGCATATTTGAAAAGTCCGAGACACAGGATAATCATATTAAGCTCATGCAACAATTATAAGATCTATTCATGCTAAGAACATTTTTTGTGTGATATTTTCGTGTGgtttgttctttccttttttattctgaaatttatttgaattgcAGTTTACTTGATTATACTTCATAGGAACTTCCAAGAGAGGAATAAATTATGTCTACCGATTAAGAAATATTTAGGTTTAGGAATGTGTTAAAGAACCTTGTATATAAAAAGGCTTCTTGTTTTGGTGATCTGCGTACATATTAACAATCTATGGTTCATGATTAGGTTGTGAGTCACAGTACATCACCAGAATGGGAAGAAGGCTTCACATGGGCTTTTGATATACCACCCAAGGGACAAAAGTTACATATCTTGTGCAAAAGCAAAAACACATTTGGGAAGGTAAATAGCTTTATATTCTGAATGTCTGATGTGAAGTTTATATTCTTTGATCAATGAACTTCCAGTTAGAACACCCTTCGGGGTTTcccagtggtttgagcttgggactttcatgttggaggtctcaagttcaaaacccCTTGCGTTTGTattctgggtcgagctcgttgCACCGGGCTTGCCTAGTGCAGGTCACTCCTACTTAACATCAGTCTCAGCATTTCTGATGAGTAAACTTTTGTTTCAGACCACTATCGGGAGGGTAACAATCCAAATTGATAAAGTTGTTAGTGAAGGTCTGTATAGTGGCCTTTTCAGCCTCAGCCAGGACAACAACAAGGATGGCTCATCACGGACTCTGGAGATTGAGATTAGCTGGTCCAGTAGGACTCATAGCGATAGTGAGTGAAAGAAAGCAAGACATAAATAATGCAAACTTGAGAGTTGAACATGGTAAAGAACAATCTTCTGTTCATGTTCGAGGCTAATGCAAGAGCTGTTGGGGTAAAGTCATATCTAAAGCTTTGCTACCTGTGTTACAACTGTAAAATAGTAAGATATTTGCAAGTAGAAAGAAGTTACTTACACCTAGCTTTTAAGCACCAAATTGTACAGTTTCTGCGGTTGTTAGAAATATGAATATCAAGTAGTCGTCATGATGAGAAAAACGGAATGTTTATTTCAAATCCCAGTGGTGCATTTGTTATGCAACAAATGCCGAAGGTGATTGCTGTGCAGAAGGCCTGGCACAATAAAGTTTATTAGTTTTGCTTCATATTTACTGTCCAACTGCATTTTCAAAATTACTAATTTTGCAGCGCAGATCTCACTCTTTCAACAGATATTTGCATTTGAATCTTGATGAATCAATAGCTTTAGGGGCATATCCTGTCAGGTTACCATCTTAACATAATTGGTTTTTGAGAGATTGAAGAGTGAAAAAGATGTTGCAACAAATTAAACCACTTTGTCAATTAATCAATggaataatatattatttatttatttgtctttGTTATTGAACATGAAGTCTAACTAGaaagtttttgaaatttaaatttaaaaatcaaccATTTAGTATATCAAATATGTTTGAGGTATGTGTAGTATACATTATATGTATGTCATTGTAAATTAGATGGTCCAAAGATATCGAGTTTGTACGAGTCTTGAATATGTCACGTGGAATTTCAGAGTTCTTgacaaatttaaaagatattttaaaaaaaataaattaattaaattgaaatagaaaaaGTACTAAGTATTAGTTAGATATCGAAAGATTACAACATTTTCCAATCTTTTGTATTTTAGTAGTAGTGACTAGTGAGCTTTCCTTGATTTCCAGATCATTTGCCCAATTGAGTAAAGGGTCGATATCTGCAAATAGAAGCTCACTAGCCTTTCTCTCAATCATtaataacctttttttttgggtttttcaCCTGCAGAATCCATATTAAAACTTCGATTAAATTTGGATCGCGCATTGCAGGACCCATTCAGAGATGGCGCTCCCAACAGAATTTTCTCCAAACCCAGGGCTCGAAGCTAAGACTACTAATTAAAGATGAAACACTTCCACCAGTGCACCACAACCCATGTTGGTCAATCATTAATAATTTATGTACGAGTaatcattttcatatttaaaaatcgAAAGATCAACAAGAGAAATTATAATTTAGGAATGTCAAATGAGcgaatttgattaaaattagAAATCTTAAAATGCGTTAAAGTTTATTTTGAGCTCGAATAGATTTGGCTCAAATGGACTTAAAAATGAATTGGGTCGATTGAGTCTTTAACTCGCTCAATCTAATTCGCTTATTCTCAATaattttagtatattatttgctaagttttataaccataatttgattttcgaatcaataaattttaaaaaaatatatcaaaaaatagataaattttaaaagaaatagatTTTAATTGATACTTTAATATAGGCACGTACACTATATTAATgcaaataaacaattcatacacaaattaaaattaaagatcaaATTGGGCTAAGACTTGAATAATTGCATTGAAtccattcaaattattttgaacatGATCCTTGAAATTCAGAGGAAAATCGAACTGAGCTCATTTTTTATACCTCTAAACCATATACATACCTGAAATTATGAGTACTAAACCAAAACTTCCACAAGTATACTAATAAATccaataaatatatcatttcacaactttgttttctactaatttttcttccttcttctaaaaaataaaactatatacgaccaaatatgttttttttttcttttttctcaaaaacataaaaaaatagcTAATGTGAAAGCAAATGAAAAAACCCAAAAATACTAATATTTCAATTCCTACAAATCATCGGCACGTGCCAAGTCATCGACTTCAGTCTCATTCGCACGTGCGAACAACAATGCGGGGCCCACTTAAAACGGCTTTTGCAGATACATGAATATATCTTGTAGCGGTGACATCTCATAACAATTCTGCAACTCAGAAGTAGTGGCATCTGTGTAATTAAATGGAAAATCAAGGGCAGTTTTTTCCCACTCACTCGGTTTCGGCTTCGGCTCACTCTGAACTTCCTTCTCATATGTGAACTCCGGCGAAGGTACGTGCTCCGAGCAGCTGGAATCGGCGTGAAGTTTCGTCAGAGAATCCGGTGAATTAAAGTACGTGAAGTCATTGTAAACGTGATAAGACGTCGAAGATGGGTTTGTTGAAACTGAAATCGGCACGATCTCCGGCTTTACATCACCTTCACTCACCGCCGGCGACATTTCACCGTTCATTTTTCGGATATTCAGTTGATTCTTCTCAATTGTACCTTTCTTATTGTAGATTCGACATAAAACCCAATCATCgagctttaaaaaaaaaatcgattaGTCAAAATGATTCAAATCTCAAAATCACTTAATTCAGTTCATTTTACTCACTCTTAAGCTGTTGTTTTTGTTACGGGCAGATCGATCAACATGAGCAAGTCGATATTCGTGCATAATCCAATTAGTTTTTTCTCCCTTCGGAGCTTTTCCTGCGTAAAACACCAAAGCTTTCTTAATTCCCATCGACTTTGGACGACCAATCGGCTTATCCGCACCCGTCGCCTTCCAATATCCATTCCCCGCAGCTCGATTCGGCCGTGAACCGTTCGGATACTTCCGATCTCTCGGCGAAAAGAAATACCACTCTTTCTCACCATACAAAGCCAAAtctgaagaaaaaaatcatcaaaattgtgcaaaaaaaaaaacaacagctaagtaaataaaatgatgaaaaattaccAGGTAGATCCCATGGATTGTACTTGTAGAGATCAATTTCAGCTATAATCGGAACAGCAATTGGCTGTGAGTCGCATTTTCGACATAAATAATGCATCACAAGCTCTTCATCAGTTGGATGGAATCGAAATCCAGCAGGAAATTGCAATTCCACCAttactttttcttcaaaaaaaaattgattttaatttgtttttgtaattaCAGAGAGAAAGAGGTGTTTTTGAAAGTTGAAACGTAGAAAACAGAGGAGGAGAAGCAAATATATAGGAGGTGAAAGGGACCACGTGGCTAGAGAAGGAGGGAGGACCTAGAATAAACGTGAAAAAGAGaagtaatataaaaataaaaaaaataaagtaaatggaCACGTGTCGATACATTAAGTTTGTATGTGGATAAGTAAGATGAGTGGGACCAATCCGAGTTTGTCGTGGTGCACTGATGAGATTGTTTTacagttttaaatttaaattttaaatataaaaaaaatcttattttgaaCATCACTCTACAAATCAATTCTTCActacataatttaaatttaatcaaaattttaatatgaatttccGTATCGAGCGAAAAAATATAAGTGGGATATTGTCATTGCTTACGCATTTCATTTTGTATGGGAGTggtaaaatgataaagtagAGGGAAATAGCCTGATTTTTGGAGTGAGAGTAAAAAAGGTTAGTAGTGAGGTGGAGGTATATTTGGGGATTGACTTGACTAACTCATTACTTTTTTAGGTTGACAAAGTTGCCTTTTAAGTTTATTGGCGTACGTGCTAATGGAtcgataaatatttttttattatttattaaaaattaaaaatttaaatatggttaaatataaaattatatgtgtTTAGCAAATTCTAATAAAGATATcaaatattaaatgataattaatctTTTAGtgatatatacaaattttattataattattttcgaTAGATTTTCAGTACAAGTCAAAGCAAGATAGAGGAAAATAACAATACGTCAAATCATCATAAATAATagtcataataaaataaaataataataaaagtgtaAAAAATTATAGATACTAATTAAGCAAACTTAAAGAACGAACACTAGGAAAGttataacaacataaaaaaataaagaaaaacttaacaATCTAGTTAGTCCTTCGTAATCTCCTTATTAATGCTTGCACGCAATAAGTTATTAGAGTGTCACTGTCAATAACGTGAACACTGTCTTTTAATATCtatatttcatttcaataaaaAGATAAGAGGGAATATTAAACACAAATAGGATTAGGTAATTAATAGTCAGAGCATATAAACAACGGTTTcgattaatattttctttttaattttttttaacgacaaaattatttattttttgaaaaaaaatggtggCTTGTTTTTGTACCACCTCGAcctaattaatttgattttgaaaccTAGTATATACCATAAATATAGTAAATCACATTTGAaattaaatgaacaaaaatgaataaacaaaTTATTAGGCTAGAAGCTCGGATATCTCGCCCTCAAGGAGCTGCTAGATTCAAGCTCACTGCGGCATAATCTGCACCAATCCAGCAGTATCATATTTGACTTGTTCTATCCAGAATATAACAACTCAATAACGTCAAACAATTCAAACAACTCCAGATTcgttgaagagtctaaactttaaaaaaaaaacactttccttcaacatatatatattcttttttgtataatgaatataaatgaaaacttatagaatttttttctaTGTCTCTACTCTCTTTTTCACTATACTTATCTCAATATAAACACAACACAATATTAGTCATctttttcactctatattttttctatatctCTTGTTCTTTACAACACAAAGGAAGACCACTATTTATAGGTGATAAATTCTTCCTTGCAATGAATAGAAAAATGATGGATtgtatgaa is a genomic window containing:
- the LOC107002903 gene encoding NAC domain-containing protein 2-like, which translates into the protein MVELQFPAGFRFHPTDEELVMHYLCRKCDSQPIAVPIIAEIDLYKYNPWDLPDLALYGEKEWYFFSPRDRKYPNGSRPNRAAGNGYWKATGADKPIGRPKSMGIKKALVFYAGKAPKGEKTNWIMHEYRLAHVDRSARNKNNSLRLDDWVLCRIYNKKGTIEKNQLNIRKMNGEMSPAVSEGDVKPEIVPISVSTNPSSTSYHVYNDFTYFNSPDSLTKLHADSSCSEHVPSPEFTYEKEVQSEPKPKPSEWEKTALDFPFNYTDATTSELQNCYEMSPLQDIFMYLQKPF